In Streptomyces sp. RFCAC02, the following proteins share a genomic window:
- a CDS encoding DUF6065 family protein, with translation MTTTPFSFRACFDGAVPPTAADPAALGTAPFRAVSHCEPLRAASGFGWYLYPPVDCFLKWDGSSFRWLAEGWSDWLPLTDVAAGTMLRLLGGDPPDDPVLGLPVLSAAPEPGLLQVWTGLIARTPPDWSLLVRSVPNLPGSLTYEVQDGLIETGWWHGPLVGNLRFRRSDEVVRLSRRYPLFAVQPVPAEAYRPETLGRFEFVAADDDSLPESRGMVADALAVRREDRPGGYRREVSRRRRAAACPVAPPADEEPAPRS, from the coding sequence TTGACGACCACGCCCTTCTCCTTCCGCGCCTGCTTCGACGGCGCCGTGCCGCCCACGGCCGCCGACCCCGCCGCCCTCGGCACCGCGCCCTTCCGGGCCGTCTCCCACTGCGAACCGCTGCGCGCCGCCTCGGGATTCGGCTGGTACCTGTACCCGCCCGTGGACTGCTTCCTCAAGTGGGACGGATCGTCGTTCCGCTGGCTCGCCGAGGGCTGGTCCGACTGGCTGCCGCTGACCGACGTCGCCGCCGGGACCATGCTGCGGCTGCTCGGCGGTGACCCGCCGGACGACCCCGTCCTCGGCCTGCCGGTCCTCTCCGCCGCTCCCGAACCGGGACTCCTGCAGGTCTGGACCGGCCTGATCGCCAGGACCCCGCCGGACTGGAGCCTGCTGGTGCGCTCCGTCCCCAACCTCCCGGGCAGCCTCACGTACGAGGTGCAGGACGGGCTGATCGAGACGGGCTGGTGGCACGGCCCGCTGGTGGGCAACCTGCGCTTCCGCCGCAGCGACGAGGTGGTCAGGCTCTCCCGCCGCTACCCGCTGTTCGCCGTCCAGCCGGTCCCGGCCGAGGCGTACCGGCCGGAGACGCTCGGACGGTTCGAGTTCGTCGCCGCCGACGACGACAGCCTCCCCGAGTCCCGCGGCATGGTCGCCGACGCGCTCGCCGTACGGCGGGAGGACAGGCCCGGCGGCTACCGCCGCGAGGTGTCGCGCCGCCGCCGCGCGGCCGCCTGCCCGGTGGCGCCGCCCGCCGACGAGGAGCCGGCGCCCCGTTCCTGA
- a CDS encoding putative quinol monooxygenase, whose protein sequence is MTTTATVTPVSLYGFLTPKPGHAAALRTLLTDLVEPSRQHAGSLEYHLHEQEDGRFFLYEVWRSREDLDRHNATPLLREFMAAVGEHLDGAPEAYTGTMRSPHPAA, encoded by the coding sequence ATGACGACGACAGCGACGGTCACGCCCGTCTCCCTCTACGGTTTCCTCACCCCGAAGCCCGGCCACGCCGCCGCCCTGCGGACGCTCCTGACCGACCTGGTCGAACCGTCCCGGCAGCACGCGGGCAGCCTCGAGTACCACCTCCACGAGCAGGAGGACGGCCGGTTCTTCCTGTACGAGGTGTGGCGTTCGCGCGAGGACCTCGACCGGCACAACGCGACGCCGCTGCTGCGGGAGTTCATGGCGGCGGTGGGCGAGCACCTGGACGGCGCGCCCGAGGCGTACACCGGCACGATGCGCAGCCCCCACCCGGCGGCCTGA
- a CDS encoding VOC family protein codes for MGIQRIESVTYSVTDLAECVRFFGDLGLELVSDDGHRAVFETLVGQTLRLETGDLPGLPPPVEPAPTVREVVWGVDTPAELDRLAAAVGADRPVRRGDDGTYHAADESGFGVGLAPARPRDPGPVAARTGNTLGRVTRWNASVTSVGRVRPLRMCHVALNIRKAGRRAAVAFYTDRLGFTPTDIVEPMGTFMQCEGDDDQHNFLLCHRPDRAGVNHVSFEVPGFDDVIEGGNHMVGRGWREARRLGRHTVGSNVFRFVHAPCGGRVEYAADMDRVDASYGTRVHETAPPHHIWTLRGSRDTEGGQERAQ; via the coding sequence GTGGGAATCCAGCGCATCGAATCGGTCACGTACAGCGTCACGGATCTCGCGGAGTGCGTCCGTTTCTTCGGGGATCTGGGACTCGAACTCGTCTCGGACGACGGCCACCGCGCCGTGTTCGAGACCCTGGTGGGCCAGACCCTCCGGCTGGAGACCGGGGACCTGCCCGGCCTGCCGCCGCCCGTCGAGCCCGCCCCGACCGTGCGGGAGGTGGTGTGGGGCGTCGACACCCCCGCCGAACTGGACCGGCTCGCCGCCGCCGTCGGCGCCGACCGGCCCGTGCGGCGCGGCGACGACGGCACGTACCACGCCGCCGACGAGTCCGGGTTCGGCGTCGGCCTGGCACCGGCGCGCCCGCGCGACCCGGGGCCGGTCGCCGCCCGCACCGGCAACACGCTCGGCCGCGTCACCCGCTGGAACGCCTCCGTGACCTCCGTCGGGCGGGTCAGGCCGCTGCGGATGTGCCATGTCGCGCTCAACATCCGCAAGGCGGGCCGCCGGGCCGCGGTCGCGTTCTACACCGACCGCCTCGGCTTCACCCCGACCGACATCGTCGAGCCCATGGGCACGTTCATGCAGTGCGAGGGCGACGACGACCAGCACAACTTCCTGCTCTGCCACCGGCCCGACCGGGCGGGCGTCAACCACGTCTCGTTCGAGGTGCCCGGCTTCGACGACGTCATCGAGGGCGGCAACCACATGGTCGGCCGGGGGTGGCGGGAGGCACGGCGCCTCGGCCGGCACACCGTCGGGTCGAACGTGTTCCGGTTCGTCCACGCCCCGTGCGGCGGCCGTGTGGAGTACGCGGCCGACATGGACCGCGTGGACGCCTCGTACGGCACGCGGGTCCACGAGACGGCGCCGCCCCACCACATCTGGACGCTGCGCGGCTCCCGGGACACCGAGGGCGGCCAGGAGCGCGCGCAGTGA
- a CDS encoding alpha/beta hydrolase: MRQRISPAAGTLDAPGAHLYYEVRGTGPVLLIGQSGEGGADRTADLAARLVDTFTIVTYDRRGLSRSHPHDPARTTALTEHADDAARVLAAVTDEPAAMLGCSMGAVIGLHMTVRHPGRLHTLIAHEPVAPRLLPDTAARTAHERELVAIQKTYERSGLAAALAEIAHALGIDPAGPDNEPDLTPQPIDARRRADFDRFIRHDFTAVLRDTLDTAALRHVPTRIVPAVGRTTPGEVFDRRCAYALADLLGTAVVDLPGGHNGSTSHPSGYALRLRELLGAATA; this comes from the coding sequence ATGCGACAGCGCATCTCCCCCGCCGCCGGCACCCTCGACGCCCCCGGCGCCCACCTGTACTACGAGGTGCGCGGCACGGGTCCCGTCCTGCTGATCGGCCAGAGCGGCGAGGGCGGCGCCGACCGGACCGCCGACCTCGCGGCGCGGCTCGTCGACACCTTCACGATCGTCACGTACGACCGGCGCGGCCTGTCCCGCAGCCACCCGCACGACCCCGCGCGCACGACGGCGCTCACCGAGCACGCCGACGACGCGGCCCGCGTCCTCGCCGCCGTCACCGACGAGCCGGCCGCGATGCTCGGCTGCAGCATGGGCGCCGTCATCGGCCTGCACATGACGGTGCGCCACCCCGGCCGGCTCCACACGCTGATCGCCCACGAACCCGTCGCACCCCGCCTGCTGCCCGACACGGCGGCGCGCACCGCCCACGAGCGCGAACTCGTCGCGATCCAGAAGACGTACGAGCGTTCCGGCCTCGCCGCCGCACTCGCGGAGATCGCCCACGCCCTCGGCATCGACCCCGCGGGGCCGGACAACGAGCCCGATCTGACACCCCAGCCGATCGACGCGCGGCGCCGCGCCGACTTCGACCGCTTCATCCGCCACGACTTCACGGCGGTCCTGCGCGACACCCTGGACACGGCCGCCCTCCGGCACGTGCCCACGCGCATCGTCCCGGCCGTCGGCCGCACGACCCCCGGGGAGGTCTTCGACCGCCGCTGCGCGTACGCCCTCGCGGACCTGCTCGGCACGGCGGTCGTGGACCTGCCGGGCGGCCACAACGGCAGCACGAGCCACCCGTCGGGCTACGCGCTGCGGCTGCGCGAACTCCTCGGCGCCGCCACGGCGTGA
- a CDS encoding sugar ABC transporter substrate-binding protein translates to MPSSARRTSVALTAALSSAALLGGCGSGSGSGSDDGVTLGFVNGANTEFHTCLQRAVTAEVEAGDAELLTANSNQNPGTELSNIEDMISRQVDALIVQTVNVDALEGDIAKARAADIPIFLTSVITEDTSEILGAVVVDLPAVGALDADWVAQDAGGAQVEAAVIAGAPGAASDLLVEGFTGALPDNVEVVANQPGMFNRADAQDVAENIIQAHPDLQYAFVANEEMAFGALNAFEAAGADVKIVTVNGTADGLAAVEDGRFAATVANSATQTGQLAVRNTLALLDGEDVEKIAQTPITLITRENVAEAPQYCLED, encoded by the coding sequence ATGCCTTCTTCCGCCCGCCGTACGTCCGTCGCGCTGACCGCCGCGCTCAGCTCCGCCGCCCTGCTGGGCGGCTGCGGGTCGGGCTCGGGGTCCGGCTCCGACGACGGCGTGACCCTCGGTTTCGTCAACGGCGCCAACACGGAATTCCACACCTGTCTGCAAAGAGCCGTCACCGCGGAGGTGGAGGCGGGTGACGCGGAACTGCTCACCGCGAACTCGAACCAGAATCCCGGCACCGAGCTGTCCAACATCGAGGACATGATCTCCCGGCAGGTCGACGCCCTCATCGTGCAGACGGTCAACGTGGACGCGCTGGAGGGCGACATCGCCAAGGCGCGCGCCGCCGACATCCCGATCTTCCTGACGTCGGTGATCACCGAGGACACCTCCGAGATCCTCGGCGCCGTCGTCGTGGACCTGCCGGCGGTCGGTGCGCTGGACGCCGACTGGGTCGCCCAGGACGCCGGCGGCGCGCAGGTGGAGGCGGCCGTGATCGCGGGCGCGCCGGGCGCCGCGTCCGACCTGCTGGTCGAGGGGTTCACGGGCGCCCTGCCGGACAACGTCGAGGTGGTCGCGAACCAGCCGGGCATGTTCAACCGGGCGGACGCGCAGGACGTGGCCGAGAACATCATCCAGGCGCACCCGGACCTGCAGTACGCGTTCGTCGCCAACGAGGAGATGGCGTTCGGCGCGCTCAACGCCTTCGAGGCGGCCGGCGCCGACGTGAAGATCGTGACGGTGAACGGCACGGCGGACGGCCTGGCCGCCGTCGAGGACGGCCGGTTCGCCGCCACCGTCGCCAACTCGGCGACCCAGACGGGGCAGCTCGCCGTGCGGAACACCCTCGCGCTGCTCGACGGCGAGGACGTCGAGAAGATCGCGCAGACCCCGATCACGCTCATCACGCGGGAGAACGTCGCCGAGGCGCCGCAGTACTGCCTGGAGGACTGA
- a CDS encoding sugar ABC transporter ATP-binding protein, translating into MSRAPRPVAERRAAPAGPQPAEPVIRVRGVTKRFGGALALTDVSLDVRPGEIHALMGMNGAGKSTLVQILSGVHDPDEGHIEIAGRPHAQLTPRLARRLGISTVPQRRELVMSLTVAENVMLGDLPNRRSVVGWRAVRRAARSALAELGIAVDAEAVAGDLTVAEQTMVEVAREVRRGGRVLVLDEPTACLGAEAAEQIRTLVRRLRDGGVAVIYISHHIDEVLGLADRVTVLRDGAVVRSTEAAGTDEGTLVRDMVGRDVVSCRPDRAPASDEVGLAVRDLCDGRGIDGFGVEVRKGEIVAVLGPAGDAQARLFDLLSGRRRPRRGTLTVGGTAVPFGRVSRSLGSGLRCVTGDRRTLGLVPELSVDENIMLARDRLERRRLHRTGALARRAAPLRDTYRVRALSANPPVGRLSGGNQQKVLLAKWLGTGPAACFLEDPTNGVDVAAMAEIHTLIDRLAESGAAVLLASSSAEEVMRLADRVVVVRGGRTVAEHDIGRIGRDELVATVLGGELS; encoded by the coding sequence GTGAGCCGGGCACCCCGGCCCGTGGCCGAACGGCGCGCCGCCCCGGCCGGGCCGCAGCCGGCCGAGCCGGTCATCCGGGTGCGCGGCGTGACGAAACGATTCGGCGGCGCGCTGGCCCTGACGGACGTCAGCCTCGACGTCCGCCCCGGCGAGATCCACGCGCTGATGGGCATGAACGGCGCCGGCAAGTCGACCCTCGTGCAGATCCTGTCGGGCGTGCACGACCCGGACGAGGGGCACATCGAGATCGCCGGCCGGCCGCACGCCCAGCTCACGCCCCGCCTGGCGCGGCGGCTCGGCATCTCGACCGTCCCGCAGCGCAGGGAACTCGTCATGAGCCTCACGGTCGCCGAGAACGTCATGCTCGGCGACCTCCCGAACCGCCGCTCCGTCGTGGGCTGGCGCGCGGTGCGGCGGGCCGCCCGCTCGGCGCTCGCCGAACTCGGCATCGCCGTGGACGCCGAGGCCGTGGCCGGCGACCTGACCGTCGCGGAGCAGACCATGGTCGAGGTCGCGCGGGAGGTGCGGCGCGGCGGCCGCGTCCTCGTGCTGGACGAGCCGACCGCCTGCCTCGGCGCCGAGGCGGCCGAGCAGATCCGGACGCTGGTGCGCCGGCTGCGCGACGGCGGTGTCGCCGTCATCTACATCTCGCACCACATCGACGAGGTCCTCGGCCTCGCCGACCGCGTGACGGTCCTGCGCGACGGGGCCGTGGTGCGCAGTACGGAGGCCGCCGGCACGGACGAGGGCACGCTCGTGCGCGACATGGTGGGCCGCGACGTCGTCTCCTGCCGCCCCGACCGCGCGCCCGCGTCCGACGAGGTCGGGCTCGCCGTGCGGGACCTGTGCGACGGCCGCGGCATCGACGGCTTCGGTGTCGAGGTGCGCAAGGGCGAGATCGTGGCCGTGCTCGGGCCGGCCGGGGACGCGCAGGCCCGCCTGTTCGACCTGCTGTCGGGGCGCCGCAGGCCCCGGCGCGGGACGCTGACGGTCGGCGGTACGGCCGTCCCGTTCGGGCGCGTGTCCCGGTCGCTCGGCAGCGGGCTGCGCTGTGTGACGGGGGACCGGCGCACGCTCGGCCTGGTCCCCGAACTGTCCGTGGACGAGAACATCATGCTGGCGCGCGACCGCCTGGAGCGCCGCCGCCTGCACCGCACCGGGGCGCTGGCCCGCCGCGCCGCGCCGCTGCGCGACACGTACCGCGTGCGGGCGCTGTCGGCGAACCCGCCGGTGGGCCGGCTGTCCGGCGGCAACCAGCAGAAGGTCCTCCTCGCCAAGTGGCTCGGCACGGGACCCGCGGCCTGCTTCCTGGAGGACCCGACCAACGGCGTGGACGTCGCCGCCATGGCGGAGATCCACACGCTCATCGACCGGCTGGCGGAGTCGGGGGCGGCCGTCCTGCTGGCCTCGTCGTCCGCCGAGGAGGTGATGCGCCTGGCCGACCGCGTCGTCGTCGTACGCGGTGGCCGGACGGTCGCCGAGCACGACATCGGCCGCATCGGGCGCGACGAGCTGGTCGCCACCGTCCTGGGAGGAGAACTGTCATGA
- a CDS encoding LysR family transcriptional regulator → MDRLLVMRSFVTVAKVGSFSGAAKVLGASGSLISRHVADLEKQLGVQLVNRTARSVSLTEPGVRYSGFAQRILDEIDAEDDNIAELHDRPEGPLSVICPKWIGSLDLGDAIAAFSVAHPKIAVRFELGGMSDRTYEFLDDGFDVAFHTRDPRDSNVRLKKIASLPFVLCAAESYLARHGALTSPNDLASHECLVHVNDPVWRIGHGHASTLHKIRNIAFLSNSYIALQKAAVHGRGIALIPHRPAYDDLMSGALRVLLPELGVPDRSLYAIYGPAQNTPRKVRVFLDFLTSWFAGNPIPAFHETAGAASPRGAQ, encoded by the coding sequence ATGGATCGCCTTCTTGTCATGCGCAGTTTTGTCACGGTCGCGAAGGTCGGCAGCTTCAGCGGTGCCGCGAAAGTGCTGGGCGCGTCGGGATCGCTCATCTCGCGCCATGTGGCGGACCTGGAGAAACAACTCGGCGTCCAGCTCGTGAACCGCACCGCGCGTTCGGTGAGTCTCACCGAACCCGGGGTGCGGTACAGCGGTTTCGCCCAGCGCATTCTGGACGAGATCGACGCCGAGGACGACAACATCGCCGAACTCCACGACCGCCCCGAGGGTCCGCTGTCCGTCATCTGCCCGAAATGGATCGGGAGTCTCGATCTCGGTGACGCCATCGCCGCGTTCTCCGTCGCGCACCCCAAAATCGCGGTGCGGTTCGAACTCGGCGGCATGTCGGACCGGACGTACGAATTCCTGGACGACGGTTTCGACGTCGCGTTCCACACGCGGGATCCGCGCGACTCCAACGTGCGGCTGAAGAAGATCGCCTCGCTGCCGTTCGTCCTGTGCGCCGCCGAGTCCTACCTGGCCCGGCACGGGGCGCTGACCTCGCCGAACGACCTCGCGTCCCACGAGTGCCTGGTCCATGTGAACGACCCGGTGTGGCGCATCGGACACGGCCACGCGAGCACCCTCCACAAGATACGCAACATCGCCTTCCTCTCGAATTCCTACATCGCTCTGCAGAAAGCCGCGGTGCACGGCAGGGGAATCGCGCTGATTCCCCACCGGCCCGCTTACGACGACCTCATGAGCGGCGCCCTGCGCGTCCTGCTCCCGGAACTCGGTGTGCCCGACCGGTCCCTCTACGCGATCTACGGCCCCGCCCAGAACACCCCCCGCAAGGTCCGGGTCTTCCTGGACTTCCTGACGTCCTGGTTCGCGGGCAACCCCATCCCCGCCTTCCACGAGACGGCCGGCGCCGCGAGCCCGCGCGGCGCGCAATGA
- a CDS encoding ABC transporter permease, with product MSIGSPTGAAGRTAERPPATPPGRRRAASAVLTVPHAGLLAVLVLLVVFASLRTDAFLTSTNLLNVLRQVSVTAVIAGGLTLLMTAGGMDFSMGSNVAVTTAVAAQLIDHGNPTWLTVVLSIALATAIGLVNGLVVTFTSLAPFVATLATATLLDGVALLVIGGLSITIGTRLTALGNESFLGLPYLLIVAVLVLAGIALLMRYTVFGRDAFAIGGNEDVARLSGINVARDKLILYASAGALSGLAGIMLLSRLGASSPGTGGLPLQLTAVAAVVIGGTSLQGGRGTVVGTALGVLLLQVVANVLNLLEISSYYQQIAVGSVLLIAAIANLFQHRRL from the coding sequence ATGAGCATCGGTTCACCCACCGGGGCCGCGGGCCGGACGGCCGAGCGGCCCCCCGCGACCCCGCCGGGCCGGCGCCGCGCCGCGTCGGCCGTCCTCACCGTCCCGCACGCGGGGCTGCTCGCCGTCCTGGTGCTGCTCGTGGTGTTCGCGAGCCTCCGCACGGACGCGTTCCTGACCTCGACCAACCTCCTGAACGTGCTGCGGCAGGTCAGCGTCACGGCCGTCATCGCCGGCGGCCTCACGCTCCTGATGACCGCGGGGGGCATGGACTTCTCGATGGGCAGCAACGTCGCCGTCACCACGGCTGTCGCGGCGCAGCTCATCGACCACGGCAACCCGACGTGGCTGACGGTCGTCCTGTCCATCGCGCTGGCCACCGCCATCGGCCTGGTGAACGGCCTGGTCGTCACGTTCACGAGCCTCGCGCCGTTCGTCGCGACCCTGGCGACGGCGACTCTCCTCGACGGGGTGGCGCTGCTCGTCATCGGGGGCCTCAGCATCACCATCGGGACCCGCCTCACCGCGCTGGGCAACGAGTCGTTCCTCGGCCTGCCCTACCTGCTCATCGTCGCGGTCCTCGTGCTGGCGGGCATCGCCCTGCTGATGCGGTACACGGTGTTCGGCCGGGACGCGTTCGCCATCGGCGGCAACGAGGACGTCGCGCGCCTCAGCGGGATCAACGTCGCGCGCGACAAGCTGATCCTGTACGCGTCGGCCGGCGCGCTGTCGGGCCTCGCCGGCATCATGCTGCTGTCCCGGCTGGGCGCGAGCAGCCCCGGCACGGGCGGGCTGCCGCTCCAGCTCACCGCCGTCGCGGCCGTCGTCATCGGCGGCACGTCGCTCCAGGGCGGGCGCGGCACCGTCGTCGGGACGGCGCTTGGCGTGCTGCTGCTCCAGGTCGTCGCCAACGTCCTTAACCTGCTGGAGATCTCCTCCTACTACCAGCAGATCGCTGTCGGTTCCGTGCTGCTGATCGCGGCCATCGCGAACCTGTTCCAGCATCGCCGGCTCTGA
- a CDS encoding helix-turn-helix domain-containing protein gives MNGVDLFLLGRALMKIGEDAMPEPPGGAGAHPGSARTTLIAASDIAAHPDTTVGEITARTGLPQSQISTAVARLRAAGAVTTAPDPGDRRRVLVRAAAEPSARVAEIRAADVDDALAAATGLRDPRELREVVDALDVLARHLVVRRTPGG, from the coding sequence ATGAACGGAGTCGACCTCTTCCTGCTGGGCCGCGCGCTCATGAAGATCGGTGAGGACGCCATGCCCGAACCGCCGGGCGGCGCGGGCGCCCACCCCGGCAGCGCCCGGACCACGCTGATTGCCGCCAGCGACATCGCCGCCCACCCCGACACCACCGTCGGCGAGATCACCGCGCGCACCGGGCTGCCGCAGAGCCAGATCTCCACCGCCGTCGCCCGGCTGCGGGCGGCCGGTGCCGTCACCACCGCGCCGGACCCCGGCGACCGCCGCCGCGTCCTGGTACGGGCCGCGGCCGAGCCGTCCGCCCGGGTCGCCGAGATCCGGGCGGCGGACGTGGACGACGCGCTCGCCGCCGCCACCGGACTGCGCGACCCGCGGGAGCTGCGCGAGGTCGTCGACGCCCTCGACGTCCTCGCGCGCCACCTCGTCGTACGCCGCACACCCGGCGGCTGA
- a CDS encoding LacI family DNA-binding transcriptional regulator yields the protein MRRPTLEDVARRAGVSRSTVSRVINGEPGVSAEVAERARKAVAELGYVPNQAARRLVTHRSGAVAVVVTEPRRRLFVDPVFDGLLHGIRGELLRHGAQLVLLFVEEDDDYARVAHFLSGGHVDGALLFSLRADDPLPGMIDRLDLPAVFGGRPVLGPGRWGRGHTYVGADDRGGAAEAVRHLRSLGRRRIGTITGPLDQVSSLDRLDGYRDVLPDAPPRMVVEGDYSREGGADAMAVLLGRCPDLDAVFVASDKMASGALQVLRERGRAVPEDVAVVGFDDLASIAEATDPPLTTVRQDTEEMGRLMARLLFDDTRDDRGAPAGRAPASVVTPTRLVLRKSA from the coding sequence GTGCGCCGCCCCACTCTGGAGGACGTGGCGCGGCGCGCGGGTGTGTCACGCTCCACCGTCTCGCGGGTGATCAACGGCGAGCCGGGGGTGAGCGCCGAGGTCGCCGAACGGGCGCGGAAGGCCGTCGCCGAGCTCGGCTACGTGCCGAACCAGGCCGCGCGCCGCCTGGTCACCCACCGCAGCGGCGCCGTCGCCGTCGTCGTGACCGAGCCGAGACGGCGCCTCTTCGTCGATCCCGTCTTCGACGGTCTGCTGCACGGCATCCGCGGCGAACTCCTGCGGCACGGGGCGCAGCTCGTCCTCCTCTTCGTCGAGGAGGACGACGACTACGCGCGCGTCGCCCACTTCCTGAGCGGCGGCCACGTGGACGGCGCGCTGCTGTTCTCGCTGCGGGCCGACGACCCGCTGCCCGGCATGATCGACCGGCTCGACCTGCCCGCCGTCTTCGGCGGCCGCCCGGTCCTCGGCCCCGGCCGCTGGGGGCGCGGCCACACCTACGTCGGCGCGGACGACCGCGGCGGCGCCGCCGAGGCCGTCCGCCACCTGCGGTCGCTCGGGCGCCGGCGCATCGGCACGATCACCGGGCCGCTCGACCAGGTGTCGTCGCTCGACCGCCTCGACGGCTACCGCGACGTGCTCCCGGACGCCCCGCCCCGCATGGTCGTCGAGGGCGACTACTCCCGGGAGGGCGGCGCCGACGCGATGGCCGTGCTGCTCGGCCGGTGCCCCGACCTCGACGCCGTCTTCGTCGCCTCCGACAAGATGGCGTCCGGCGCGCTCCAGGTGCTGCGCGAACGCGGGCGCGCCGTGCCGGAGGACGTGGCCGTCGTCGGGTTCGACGACCTCGCGTCCATCGCCGAGGCGACCGATCCGCCGCTGACCACGGTCCGGCAGGACACGGAGGAGATGGGACGGCTGATGGCGCGGCTGCTGTTCGACGACACGCGGGACGACCGGGGCGCGCCGGCCGGCCGCGCGCCGGCGTCCGTGGTGACGCCGACGCGCCTCGTGCTGCGGAAGTCCGCCTGA
- a CDS encoding MerR family transcriptional regulator: MKIGELSRTTGVAVRLLRYYEEQGLLASRRSEGGHRHYAPDAPETVARIRTLLAAGLPTRVIRELMPCLTGDGSGVQACVIDHVRTRLADLDSRIDDLVRARTALGGILDASAA; this comes from the coding sequence ATGAAGATCGGGGAGCTGTCCCGGACGACGGGCGTCGCCGTCCGCCTGCTGCGGTACTACGAGGAGCAGGGGCTGCTGGCGTCCCGCCGTAGCGAGGGCGGTCACCGTCACTACGCGCCGGACGCCCCGGAGACCGTCGCCCGCATCCGCACCCTGCTCGCGGCCGGGCTCCCCACCCGGGTCATCCGCGAGCTGATGCCCTGTCTCACCGGCGACGGCTCGGGGGTGCAGGCGTGTGTCATCGACCACGTCAGGACGCGGCTCGCCGACCTCGACTCCCGCATCGACGACCTGGTGCGGGCGCGTACGGCGCTCGGCGGCATCCTCGACGCGTCCGCGGCCTGA
- a CDS encoding carboxymuconolactone decarboxylase family protein produces the protein MRLPPISQDDMTERQAEIGARIAGRRGAVRGPFRVWLHSPELCERVEALGAFARFESSLPVRLRELSLLMAARHFDAQYSWNAHVDKAVEAGLPADAVRAIAERREPAFDREEDAAFHRFCRELLEDHFVGEDTFRAAEKHFGARGLVDAVGSLGNFSMLAMCLNAFEVDLQPDRTPPFPDIRGYGRAAAEAEGDPR, from the coding sequence ATGAGACTTCCGCCCATCAGCCAGGACGACATGACCGAACGGCAGGCCGAGATCGGCGCGCGCATCGCCGGGCGCCGGGGTGCGGTGCGCGGACCGTTCCGCGTCTGGCTGCACAGCCCGGAGCTGTGCGAACGCGTCGAGGCGCTGGGGGCGTTCGCGCGCTTCGAGTCGAGCCTCCCGGTGCGGCTGCGGGAGTTGTCCCTGCTGATGGCTGCGCGCCACTTCGACGCGCAGTACTCGTGGAATGCCCACGTGGACAAGGCGGTCGAGGCCGGCCTGCCCGCCGACGCGGTCCGCGCCATCGCCGAGCGCCGCGAGCCCGCCTTCGACCGCGAGGAGGACGCGGCCTTCCACCGGTTCTGCCGCGAGCTGCTGGAGGACCACTTCGTCGGCGAGGACACGTTCCGCGCGGCGGAGAAGCACTTCGGCGCGCGGGGGCTGGTGGACGCGGTCGGCTCGCTCGGCAACTTCAGCATGCTCGCGATGTGCCTCAACGCGTTCGAGGTCGACCTCCAGCCGGACCGCACGCCGCCGTTCCCCGACATCCGGGGGTACGGCCGGGCGGCGGCGGAGGCGGAAGGCGATCCCCGGTGA
- a CDS encoding cupin domain-containing protein, with translation MTVIIKVSEVQVLDRGGSVATTPLVTTPVAGGENRITSGMSVYPVGSGAPMHSHNCDEHVTVLDGEAEVVVDGEVTRLGRFDTTYVPSPVPHLFRNVGDVPLRILWVYTSGTVTRTFTDTGVTVEHLSPEDRMGGRD, from the coding sequence ATGACCGTGATCATCAAGGTGTCCGAGGTCCAGGTGCTCGACCGGGGCGGCTCGGTCGCCACGACGCCGCTGGTCACGACGCCCGTGGCGGGCGGCGAGAACCGCATCACCAGCGGCATGAGCGTCTACCCGGTGGGCAGCGGCGCGCCGATGCACTCGCACAACTGCGACGAGCACGTCACCGTCCTCGACGGCGAGGCCGAGGTCGTCGTGGACGGGGAGGTGACGCGCCTCGGCCGGTTCGACACGACGTACGTCCCGTCGCCGGTCCCCCACCTGTTCCGCAATGTCGGCGACGTGCCGCTGCGCATCCTGTGGGTCTACACGTCGGGCACCGTCACGCGCACCTTCACGGACACGGGCGTGACGGTGGAACACCTGTCGCCGGAGGACCGGATGGGCGGCCGGGACTGA